The following coding sequences lie in one Isoptericola variabilis 225 genomic window:
- a CDS encoding Ig-like domain-containing protein, with protein sequence MTPGGALGAFTRFQQGDRRTIASTAAVVVLSAGIATAAVLYDGEATADVDLDDSGVWVTKESAGLVGRFNTQAQAIDGTLLAGSAAFDVAQEAGDVVVADDGNSAASVVDVARLKFASSTVVPPGAHVAMGGGTVAVLDDESASLWVVPVDRLPGLDTGKVDPTVELEGAGEVVVSRDGTAYAVVPSTDTLWTVPVDGEPSSRELGLLDRGDDVVLTTVGDEPVVLDRSDARLRLPGGDVVEVADAQGARLQHPGPATDGVAYATSSGLVVQPLDGGAAVTRRASGVPAAPVQLGGCLYGAWSQTGQVVRDCEGTDRDVDRVLEGIDQSTRLEYRVNRNAVVLNDLTSGTLWMALDEYEKVDDWDVQLPERADGEDANAEDAKPELVDQTVVDRERQDPPVAEDDSYGVRPGRSTVLDVLSNDLDPDGDVITARLVGDQPAPLTVERVLGGKALQAVVPGDASGSVRFRYEVSDGRGGTDEANVDVRVVPWDENAAPEQTGEPVLRVQRGGAGQIKVLPFFRDPDGDDVYLATASATVQGDEVRAYPDGTVEFRDGGSATGRKKVTLTVGDGRGEVVEGTLWVDVLGDGNEPPVAVGDHVVVTAGEPVTVEPLANDSDPNGDELRLVSVSQDAPAEVTPNYDAGTFTFLSHEPRSYDLLYQVSDGPATTTGVVRVDVLDPDAADGPPVVVSDTVMLPAGGSALVDVLANDTDPAGGVLVVQSVRVPEDAGVSVAVLAHQMLRVTETRRIADPVVLEYTVSNGAHTATGEVRVLPVPAPERLQPPNAVADEVTVRVGDYVNVPVLANDTHPDGLELELVGDLEQQVDPALGEAFVSEDRLRFRAGSQAGTGYAIYKVRDRNGQEDSAQVTIHVRDGEDNAPPVPRDVEARVLAGGTVRVHVPLDGIDPDGDSVQLTGLASGPTQGRAEVVDGYVDYAASERAEGGDSFRYTVQDARGAVATGTVRVGIARPPETNQPPVAVDDHVTVRPERRVAVPALLNDSDPDGDQIGLVPGATQGGDEVSPEVVDDRIVVQTPADEGTYTFYYSIEDTYAARASAAVSVTVAADAPLLPPIARDDSVPVAEILGRTSVTVPVLDNDEDPDGAASELEVTTDAPTATVTEDGEVEVELTASRQVVTYMVTDVDGLQAKAFLVVPGLTDAEPILRPGQAPLEVLSGEPLEIDITDHVLVVEGRTPRLTASDQVTAVEGEVAVSGPTTMTYTSDEGYQGPAAVTFEVTDGTGPDDPDAATAVLTLPITVLPPENLPPEPGSPTGQVAAGEESAVDLGRFATDPDEDELRFALGSLPSGLGATLAGSRVTLEAAPDVPKGTVLRVPYTVTDDQHPPVDGTLTVEVVASTRPLARAVEDVVDDAHQGRPVSVPVLANDSNPFADREPLRVVGQPIIETGAGGTVVDGDQVVVTPAQDFVGTMVVRYRVEDATKDPDRQVEGRITINVLGRPEAPARPHVEEVRSQTVVLSWTPPVNNGSEITSYTVRSDKGDTFECATTTCTLEGLTNNVTYTFTVEATNAVGTSDPSPASAEARPDQRPDPPAAPTLTFGDRSLVVTWENATYSDRSPIQSVNLEISPAPANGQTQKVGVTGNRIVWEGLTNGTAYKVRLQAVNLAPEPSEWGEWSATEIPAGPPAAPAAPTAQRVDDPVGGRVRVTWQAPDGNGDTNMTYHLDEYRDGTRTGTTYTTKNTAYAIEGLDDSSNYSFTVRAENKAGTGQASPRSNAVMPYGTPTVPPTPSARLLADTDGKAQVSWGATADFRGPGGYYRVRAIDGAGNVLGPRNGASPYTFTGLTNGRNYVFEVQACNDHTCSAWSARSNSVSPYTVPGTPGVTWHKATATDGHFTVRGTANDGGRPIQRIEWRLSGDEVREGSRSAGQGWPFDVGVGGGYSKSYTLQARACNAAGCGAWASDSGRTDAKPQPSFTVGRGSSAVGQPNCTHSSCGWLTLTIRDAAPNTSFSYVCQSSTGQISSSWQNRMRNGTQARTDGNGNFGEVEAWCYYGRPGQQVWIETSIGTTQRMTW encoded by the coding sequence ATGACACCGGGGGGAGCATTGGGCGCGTTCACGCGTTTCCAGCAGGGGGACCGCAGGACCATCGCCTCGACGGCGGCCGTCGTCGTGCTGTCCGCGGGCATCGCCACGGCGGCGGTGCTCTACGACGGCGAGGCGACGGCCGACGTCGACCTCGACGACTCCGGCGTCTGGGTCACGAAGGAGTCGGCCGGCCTCGTCGGGCGGTTCAACACGCAGGCCCAGGCCATCGACGGCACGCTCCTCGCGGGCAGCGCGGCCTTCGACGTCGCCCAGGAGGCCGGCGACGTCGTCGTCGCGGACGACGGCAACAGCGCGGCCAGCGTCGTCGACGTCGCGCGGCTCAAGTTCGCCTCCAGCACGGTCGTCCCCCCGGGTGCCCACGTCGCGATGGGCGGCGGCACGGTCGCCGTGCTCGACGACGAGAGCGCCTCGCTGTGGGTCGTGCCCGTCGACCGGCTCCCCGGCCTCGACACCGGCAAGGTGGATCCGACCGTCGAGCTCGAGGGCGCCGGCGAGGTCGTGGTCTCGCGGGACGGCACCGCGTACGCGGTCGTGCCGTCGACCGACACGCTGTGGACCGTCCCGGTCGACGGCGAGCCGAGCTCGCGCGAGCTGGGTCTGCTCGACCGCGGTGACGACGTCGTCCTGACGACCGTCGGCGACGAGCCGGTCGTCCTGGACCGCAGCGACGCGCGCCTGCGGCTCCCCGGCGGCGACGTCGTCGAGGTCGCGGACGCGCAGGGGGCGCGGCTGCAGCACCCGGGGCCCGCGACGGACGGCGTCGCCTACGCGACGTCGTCGGGCCTGGTCGTGCAGCCGCTCGACGGCGGTGCCGCGGTCACGCGGCGAGCCTCGGGCGTGCCGGCGGCGCCCGTCCAGCTCGGCGGCTGCCTCTACGGCGCGTGGTCGCAGACGGGCCAGGTGGTCCGCGACTGCGAGGGCACGGACCGCGACGTGGACCGGGTCCTCGAGGGCATCGACCAGTCGACGAGGCTCGAGTACCGGGTCAACCGCAACGCCGTCGTGCTCAACGACCTCACCTCCGGCACGCTGTGGATGGCCCTCGACGAGTACGAGAAGGTCGACGACTGGGACGTCCAGCTCCCCGAGCGCGCGGACGGCGAGGACGCCAACGCGGAGGACGCCAAGCCCGAGCTCGTCGACCAGACGGTGGTCGACCGCGAGCGCCAGGACCCGCCCGTCGCCGAGGACGACTCGTACGGCGTGCGGCCGGGCCGCTCGACCGTGCTCGACGTGCTGTCGAACGACCTCGACCCCGACGGCGACGTCATCACGGCGCGGCTCGTCGGCGACCAGCCCGCGCCGCTGACGGTCGAGCGCGTGCTCGGCGGCAAGGCGCTGCAGGCCGTCGTGCCGGGCGACGCGAGCGGGTCGGTGCGGTTCCGCTACGAGGTGTCCGACGGCCGCGGCGGCACCGACGAGGCGAACGTCGACGTCCGGGTGGTCCCGTGGGACGAGAACGCGGCGCCCGAGCAGACGGGCGAGCCGGTGCTGCGGGTGCAGCGCGGCGGCGCCGGGCAGATCAAGGTCCTGCCGTTCTTCCGCGACCCGGACGGGGACGACGTGTACCTCGCCACGGCGTCGGCGACCGTGCAGGGCGACGAGGTCCGGGCGTACCCGGACGGCACGGTCGAGTTCCGCGACGGCGGGTCGGCGACGGGCCGCAAGAAGGTCACGCTCACGGTCGGTGACGGCCGCGGCGAGGTCGTCGAGGGCACCCTGTGGGTCGACGTGCTGGGCGACGGCAACGAGCCCCCGGTCGCGGTGGGCGACCACGTGGTCGTCACGGCGGGCGAGCCGGTCACGGTCGAGCCCCTGGCCAACGACTCCGACCCGAACGGCGACGAGCTGCGTCTCGTGTCGGTGAGCCAGGACGCCCCGGCCGAGGTCACGCCCAACTACGACGCGGGCACCTTCACGTTCCTGTCCCACGAGCCGCGCTCGTACGACCTGCTCTACCAGGTGTCGGACGGCCCGGCGACGACGACGGGCGTCGTGCGCGTCGACGTGCTCGACCCCGACGCGGCGGACGGGCCGCCGGTCGTCGTGTCGGACACGGTGATGCTGCCCGCGGGCGGCTCTGCGCTGGTCGACGTGCTCGCGAACGACACCGACCCGGCGGGCGGCGTGCTCGTCGTGCAGTCGGTCCGCGTGCCCGAGGACGCCGGCGTGTCGGTCGCCGTGCTCGCGCACCAGATGCTGCGGGTCACCGAGACGCGCCGGATCGCCGACCCCGTGGTGCTCGAGTACACGGTGTCGAACGGCGCGCACACCGCCACGGGCGAGGTGCGCGTGCTGCCCGTCCCGGCACCCGAGCGTCTCCAGCCGCCCAACGCGGTGGCCGACGAGGTCACGGTGCGCGTGGGCGACTACGTGAACGTCCCGGTGCTCGCCAACGACACCCACCCCGACGGGCTCGAGCTCGAGCTCGTCGGCGACCTCGAGCAGCAGGTCGACCCCGCGCTCGGCGAGGCGTTCGTGTCGGAGGACCGCCTGCGGTTCCGGGCCGGGTCCCAGGCGGGCACGGGGTACGCCATCTACAAGGTGCGCGACCGCAACGGCCAGGAGGACTCGGCCCAGGTCACGATCCACGTGCGCGACGGCGAGGACAACGCCCCGCCCGTGCCGCGCGACGTCGAGGCGCGCGTCCTCGCCGGCGGGACGGTGCGCGTGCACGTGCCGCTCGACGGCATCGACCCCGACGGCGACTCGGTCCAGCTCACGGGCCTGGCGAGCGGCCCGACCCAGGGCCGGGCCGAGGTGGTCGACGGGTACGTCGACTACGCCGCCTCCGAGCGGGCCGAGGGCGGCGACAGCTTCCGGTACACGGTCCAGGACGCCCGCGGGGCTGTCGCGACCGGCACGGTGCGCGTCGGCATCGCGCGCCCGCCGGAGACGAACCAGCCGCCGGTCGCGGTGGACGACCACGTGACCGTCCGGCCCGAGCGTCGCGTCGCGGTGCCGGCCCTGCTCAACGACTCCGACCCGGACGGCGACCAGATCGGTCTCGTCCCGGGCGCGACCCAGGGCGGCGACGAGGTGTCGCCCGAGGTCGTCGACGACCGCATCGTCGTGCAGACGCCCGCCGACGAGGGCACCTACACGTTCTACTACTCGATCGAGGACACGTACGCGGCGCGCGCCTCGGCCGCGGTGAGCGTCACGGTCGCCGCCGACGCGCCGCTGCTGCCGCCGATCGCGCGCGACGACTCCGTGCCGGTCGCCGAGATCCTCGGGCGCACGAGCGTGACGGTCCCCGTGCTCGACAACGACGAGGACCCGGACGGGGCCGCGAGCGAGCTCGAGGTCACGACCGACGCGCCGACCGCCACGGTGACCGAGGACGGCGAGGTCGAGGTCGAGCTCACGGCGTCGCGCCAGGTCGTCACGTACATGGTGACCGACGTCGACGGGCTGCAGGCCAAGGCGTTCCTCGTCGTGCCCGGCCTGACGGACGCCGAGCCGATCCTGCGCCCGGGCCAGGCGCCGCTCGAGGTGCTCTCGGGCGAGCCGCTGGAGATCGACATCACCGACCACGTGCTGGTCGTCGAGGGCCGCACGCCGCGGCTCACCGCCTCGGACCAGGTGACGGCGGTCGAGGGCGAGGTCGCCGTGAGCGGCCCGACGACGATGACCTACACGTCGGACGAGGGCTACCAGGGCCCGGCCGCCGTGACGTTCGAGGTGACCGACGGCACGGGGCCGGACGACCCGGACGCCGCGACCGCGGTCCTGACGCTCCCGATCACGGTGCTCCCGCCGGAGAACCTGCCGCCCGAGCCGGGCTCGCCCACCGGGCAGGTCGCCGCGGGCGAGGAGAGCGCGGTCGACCTCGGCCGGTTCGCGACCGACCCCGACGAGGACGAGCTGCGCTTCGCGCTCGGCAGCCTGCCGTCCGGGCTCGGGGCCACCCTCGCGGGCTCGCGCGTCACGCTCGAGGCGGCGCCCGACGTGCCCAAGGGCACCGTGCTGAGGGTGCCGTACACGGTCACGGACGACCAGCACCCGCCGGTCGACGGCACCCTCACGGTCGAGGTGGTCGCGTCCACGCGGCCGCTCGCCCGCGCCGTCGAGGACGTCGTCGACGACGCGCACCAGGGCCGCCCGGTGTCCGTGCCCGTGCTCGCCAACGACTCGAACCCGTTCGCGGACCGTGAGCCCCTGCGCGTCGTGGGCCAGCCGATCATCGAGACGGGCGCCGGCGGCACCGTGGTCGACGGCGACCAGGTCGTCGTCACGCCCGCGCAGGACTTCGTGGGCACCATGGTCGTCCGCTACCGCGTGGAGGACGCGACCAAGGACCCGGACCGCCAGGTCGAGGGACGCATCACGATCAACGTGCTCGGCCGGCCGGAGGCACCCGCGCGTCCGCACGTCGAGGAGGTCCGCTCGCAGACCGTCGTGCTGTCGTGGACGCCGCCCGTCAACAACGGCTCCGAGATCACCTCGTACACGGTGCGCTCCGACAAGGGCGACACGTTCGAGTGCGCGACGACGACGTGCACGCTCGAGGGCCTGACCAACAACGTCACGTACACGTTCACGGTCGAGGCGACGAACGCCGTCGGGACCTCCGACCCGTCGCCCGCCTCCGCCGAGGCGCGGCCAGACCAGCGGCCGGACCCGCCCGCCGCGCCCACGCTGACGTTCGGCGACCGCTCGCTCGTCGTCACCTGGGAGAACGCGACCTACTCCGACCGGTCGCCGATCCAGTCGGTCAATCTCGAGATCTCGCCGGCGCCCGCGAACGGCCAGACGCAGAAGGTCGGCGTCACGGGCAACCGCATCGTGTGGGAGGGCCTGACGAACGGCACGGCGTACAAGGTGCGCCTGCAGGCCGTCAACCTCGCACCCGAGCCGTCCGAGTGGGGCGAGTGGTCCGCGACCGAGATCCCGGCCGGGCCGCCCGCGGCGCCCGCCGCACCGACCGCCCAGCGCGTCGACGACCCGGTGGGCGGGCGCGTGCGCGTCACGTGGCAGGCGCCCGACGGCAACGGCGACACGAACATGACCTACCACCTCGACGAGTACCGCGACGGGACGCGGACGGGGACGACGTACACGACGAAGAACACGGCGTACGCGATCGAGGGCCTCGACGACTCGTCGAACTACAGCTTCACGGTGCGCGCCGAGAACAAGGCGGGCACCGGGCAGGCGAGCCCGCGCTCGAACGCGGTCATGCCGTACGGCACGCCGACCGTCCCGCCCACGCCGAGCGCGCGCCTGCTCGCCGACACCGACGGCAAGGCCCAGGTGTCCTGGGGAGCCACGGCCGACTTCCGGGGGCCGGGCGGGTACTACCGCGTCCGGGCGATCGACGGCGCCGGCAACGTCCTCGGCCCGCGCAACGGCGCGTCGCCGTACACGTTCACCGGCCTGACCAACGGGCGGAACTACGTGTTCGAGGTCCAGGCCTGCAACGACCATACGTGCTCCGCCTGGTCGGCGCGCTCCAACTCCGTCTCCCCGTACACGGTCCCGGGCACGCCCGGCGTGACGTGGCACAAAGCGACCGCCACGGACGGCCACTTCACGGTGCGCGGCACCGCGAACGACGGCGGCCGCCCGATCCAGCGGATCGAGTGGAGGCTGTCCGGGGACGAGGTCAGAGAGGGCTCGCGCAGCGCCGGCCAGGGGTGGCCCTTCGACGTCGGCGTCGGCGGCGGGTACTCGAAGAGCTACACGCTCCAGGCGCGCGCCTGCAACGCCGCCGGCTGCGGCGCGTGGGCGAGCGACTCCGGGCGGACCGACGCCAAGCCGCAGCCCAGCTTCACCGTGGGCCGCGGCAGCAGCGCCGTCGGGCAGCCGAACTGCACGCACAGCTCGTGCGGCTGGCTCACGCTGACCATCCGGGACGCGGCGCCGAACACGTCGTTCAGCTACGTGTGCCAGTCCTCGACGGGGCAGATCTCGTCGTCGTGGCAGAACCGGATGCGCAACGGCACGCAGGCCCGCACCGACGGCAACGGCAACTTCGGCGAGGTCGAGGCGTGGTGCTACTACGGCCGACCGGGCCAGCAGGTATGGATCGAGACCAGCATCGGCACCACGCAGCGGATGACGTGGTGA
- a CDS encoding AraC family transcriptional regulator has product MRRSVERVGYGSESAFSTAFKRELGVSPLHYRRQARGLVAASSGGPSPAPGLSDL; this is encoded by the coding sequence GTGAGGCGCTCCGTCGAGCGGGTCGGCTACGGCTCCGAGAGCGCGTTCAGCACGGCGTTCAAGCGCGAGCTGGGCGTCTCGCCCCTGCACTACCGGCGCCAGGCGCGGGGCCTCGTGGCCGCCTCGTCCGGAGGGCCCTCCCCGGCGCCCGGCTTGAGCGACCTCTGA
- a CDS encoding MoxR family ATPase — protein sequence MSTMTPEQAAWFAQTFDRIVGNVAQAVLGKDDQIRLALTCMLAEGHLLLEDAPGTGKTSLARAIAASVQGTHHRIQFTPDLLPSDVTGVTIYDQQTGKFDFHPGPVFANIVLADEINRASPKTQSALLEVMEEGRVTVDGVPHAVGSPFMVIATQNPIEQAGTYRLPEAQLDRFLMKTSIGYPDLASTVEILAGAAVRDRSAALQPVITGNAVVEMAALAATTHVDPAVLEYVSRLAEESRAAADVHVGVSVRGALALVRCVKVWAAAHGRNYVLPDDVKELAPHVWAHRIVLDAEAEFAGATAEGAIDRLLVDVPAPQERRTA from the coding sequence ATGAGCACCATGACCCCGGAGCAGGCCGCCTGGTTCGCCCAGACTTTCGACCGCATCGTCGGCAACGTCGCGCAGGCCGTGCTCGGCAAGGACGACCAGATCCGGCTCGCGCTCACGTGCATGCTGGCCGAGGGCCATCTGCTCCTCGAGGACGCGCCCGGTACGGGCAAGACGTCGCTCGCGCGTGCGATCGCCGCGAGCGTGCAGGGCACCCACCACCGGATCCAGTTCACGCCCGACCTGCTGCCGTCCGACGTCACGGGCGTGACGATCTACGACCAGCAGACGGGGAAGTTCGACTTCCACCCCGGCCCGGTGTTCGCCAACATCGTGCTCGCCGACGAGATCAACCGCGCCTCGCCCAAGACGCAGTCCGCGCTGCTCGAGGTCATGGAGGAGGGCCGGGTCACGGTCGACGGCGTGCCGCACGCCGTGGGCAGCCCGTTCATGGTCATCGCGACCCAGAACCCCATCGAGCAGGCCGGGACCTACCGCCTGCCCGAGGCGCAGCTCGACCGCTTCCTCATGAAGACGTCGATCGGCTACCCCGACCTCGCGTCGACCGTCGAGATCCTCGCGGGCGCGGCCGTGCGCGACCGCAGCGCCGCGCTCCAGCCCGTGATCACGGGCAACGCGGTCGTCGAGATGGCGGCGCTCGCCGCGACGACGCACGTGGACCCGGCGGTGCTCGAGTACGTCTCGCGCCTCGCCGAGGAGTCCCGCGCCGCGGCCGACGTCCACGTGGGCGTCTCGGTCCGCGGGGCGCTCGCGCTGGTGCGGTGCGTCAAGGTGTGGGCCGCCGCGCATGGCCGCAACTACGTGCTGCCCGACGACGTCAAGGAGCTCGCGCCGCACGTGTGGGCGCACCGCATCGTGCTCGACGCCGAGGCCGAGTTCGCGGGCGCGACGGCGGAGGGCGCGATCGACCGCCTGCTGGTCGACGTACCCGCCCCGCAGGAACGACGCACGGCCTGA
- a CDS encoding DUF58 domain-containing protein, protein MTSTFERVTARVDAAPVDAAAAAPVPAPDAAPDAPAPTPGSPSLRGRLGAATAAVTVALARARGRVAPVVGVVSAFGWGVLVLVAAAWWAGLALRWQEAAVVAVVGTVALLAAVAFVLGRLRYTVTLDLAARRVVVGDRAVGRLLVRNDSPRPMLPAVMELQVGKGMASFPVPRLRPGGEHEELFAVPTQRRAVIPLGPVRSVRSDPLGLLRRELVWTEPEELFVHPRTLPLSGSSTGYLHDLEGRVTPDISDSDVSFHALRDYVPGDDRRHIHWKSTARTGQLMVRQFEETRRSRLAVILSTRVEDYAHPDEFELAVSVCGSLGLQAIREDGGLTVLVQQGRVRGDHRTRMLDDLTRLELAPARTTLADVARVAAATVTDASVVAVVVGSTVTPTDLRAAAVRLPVDARLVALRCSAGSGVSRGRVADMQVLTLGELGDLPNALRRMHD, encoded by the coding sequence ATGACCAGCACCTTCGAGCGGGTGACGGCCCGGGTCGACGCGGCACCCGTGGACGCGGCGGCCGCGGCCCCGGTGCCCGCGCCTGACGCCGCACCGGACGCACCGGCACCCACGCCCGGGAGCCCCAGCCTGCGAGGGCGCCTCGGCGCCGCGACGGCGGCCGTCACGGTCGCTCTGGCGCGCGCCCGGGGCCGGGTCGCGCCCGTCGTCGGCGTCGTGTCGGCGTTCGGCTGGGGCGTCCTCGTCCTCGTCGCCGCCGCGTGGTGGGCCGGTCTCGCGCTGCGCTGGCAGGAGGCGGCGGTGGTCGCCGTCGTCGGGACGGTCGCCCTGCTCGCGGCCGTCGCTTTCGTGCTCGGGCGGCTGCGCTACACCGTGACGCTCGACCTGGCGGCGCGCCGCGTCGTCGTCGGCGACCGGGCCGTCGGCCGGCTGCTCGTGCGCAACGACTCGCCGCGCCCGATGCTGCCGGCCGTGATGGAGCTCCAGGTCGGCAAGGGCATGGCGAGCTTCCCCGTCCCGCGCCTGCGGCCGGGCGGCGAGCACGAGGAGCTCTTCGCCGTCCCCACGCAGCGCCGCGCCGTCATCCCGCTCGGCCCGGTACGGTCGGTGCGCTCCGACCCGCTGGGGCTGCTGCGCCGCGAGCTCGTGTGGACGGAGCCGGAGGAGCTGTTCGTCCACCCGCGCACGCTGCCGCTGTCCGGCTCGTCGACCGGCTACCTGCACGACCTCGAGGGCCGCGTCACGCCCGACATCTCGGACTCCGACGTCTCCTTCCACGCGCTGCGCGACTACGTGCCGGGCGACGACCGCCGGCACATCCACTGGAAGTCCACGGCCCGCACGGGCCAGCTCATGGTGCGGCAGTTCGAGGAGACGCGGCGCTCGCGGCTCGCCGTCATCCTGTCGACGCGCGTCGAGGACTACGCCCACCCGGACGAGTTCGAGCTCGCCGTGTCGGTGTGCGGCTCGCTCGGCCTGCAGGCGATCCGCGAGGACGGCGGCCTGACCGTGCTGGTCCAGCAGGGGCGCGTCCGCGGCGACCACCGCACCCGCATGCTCGACGACCTCACGCGCCTCGAGCTGGCCCCGGCGCGCACGACGCTCGCCGACGTCGCCCGCGTCGCGGCAGCGACCGTGACGGACGCCTCCGTCGTCGCGGTCGTCGTGGGCAGCACCGTGACCCCGACCGACCTGCGCGCGGCCGCCGTGCGGCTGCCCGTCGACGCGCGGCTCGTCGCGCTGCGCTGCTCGGCGGGCTCGGGCGTGAGCCGCGGGCGGGTCGCCGACATGCAGGTGCTCACGCTCGGCGAGCTGGGCGACCTGCCGAACGCCCTGCGGAGGATGCATGACTGA
- a CDS encoding SDR family NAD(P)-dependent oxidoreductase encodes MDLTDEDQVARAVAATRVRFGALDVVVNNVGYGYLAAVEEVPDADARAMFDVQVFGVWNVLRAVLPGFREQRGGHVINVSSIVGLVPFPGWGLYAAGKFALEGLTESLAAEVADHGIRVNLVEPGYLRTDFLRPVSLGLPSSTSDAYPAVREMVEQHLRMPGTQLGDPAKAAAAIITVATGGDAPLHQLLGSDSVSLAAGRLKTLPDEFESARELALTTDVSAG; translated from the coding sequence GTGGACCTGACGGACGAGGACCAGGTCGCCCGGGCCGTCGCCGCGACCCGCGTGCGCTTCGGCGCCCTCGACGTGGTCGTCAACAACGTCGGCTACGGCTACCTCGCCGCCGTCGAGGAGGTGCCCGACGCCGACGCCCGCGCGATGTTCGACGTGCAGGTCTTCGGCGTGTGGAACGTCCTGCGGGCCGTGCTGCCCGGGTTCCGCGAGCAGCGCGGCGGTCACGTGATCAACGTGTCGTCCATCGTGGGGCTCGTGCCCTTCCCCGGCTGGGGCCTGTACGCCGCGGGGAAGTTCGCGCTCGAGGGGCTCACCGAGTCCCTGGCCGCGGAGGTCGCTGACCACGGCATCAGGGTGAACCTGGTCGAGCCCGGCTACCTGCGGACCGACTTCCTGCGCCCCGTGTCGCTCGGCCTGCCGAGCTCGACGAGCGACGCCTACCCGGCCGTGCGCGAGATGGTCGAGCAGCACCTGCGGATGCCCGGCACGCAGCTCGGCGACCCGGCCAAGGCCGCGGCCGCCATCATCACGGTCGCGACCGGGGGCGACGCACCGCTGCACCAGCTGCTCGGCTCCGACTCCGTCAGCCTCGCGGCCGGTCGGCTCAAGACCCTGCCGGACGAGTTCGAGTCGGCCCGGGAGCTCGCGCTGACGACCGACGTGTCCGCCGGCTGA